From one Triticum urartu cultivar G1812 chromosome 3, Tu2.1, whole genome shotgun sequence genomic stretch:
- the LOC125544718 gene encoding ultraviolet-B receptor UVR8-like isoform X2 yields the protein MPPKVSAVAAGEAHTLALTSNGELYSWGRGTFGRLGTGREADVHVPTAVVPAVAAAPAAGRQRPRFTAVAAGAYHSLALDDEGSLWSWGYNIYGQLGYGEENSLSPCLVDGFQDLGSPETLQDEEQNTLAGTPLKLSSVKAGGMMSFAIDSLGALWMWGNCPQQTDDGEFCIAATSAPLPVWDFHGHTVVKVACGNEHVVAAVSAGETYTGGDLVCYSWGNNNHGQLGLGDKESRSRPVLISEFGEGSSWEVYEIACGAWHTAVLTNKKSFDQDLESRCWTFGIGDNGQLGHGTTATICSPQPVDGLPTGSFLISLDCGLFHTAVVSSDGEVWCWGMERGLGLCPDASFSGMDAGDALYPIRVQSPETNGFKFLGPVQVACGAAHTVLVAGDGYRMWAWGRGRSGVLGRDQTTDSYTPCVVMWPPLDENFQEIHGDQAQASTSRANDRTSTELELKLSAASEELQFLRSKLTLMERYANILHISIFRKPMDERTLPRSLQESAVFDIRKEFENILDSSDTDELARLEMFYRSMLSGVKDKLLKRKVQVMVQECIVSLSAGRQTPRGQ from the exons ATGCCGCCCAAGGTGTCCGCCGTCGCCGCCGGCGAGGCCCACACGCTCGCCCTCACCA GTAACGGGGAGCTGTACTCATGGGGGCGGGGCACGTTCGGCCGCCTTGGCACCGGTCGCGAGGCGGACGTGCACGTGCCCACCGCTGTCGTGCCCGCCGTCGCTGCTGCTCCTGCTGCGGGGAGGCAGCGGCCCAGGTtcaccgccgtcgccgccggcGCGTACCACAGCCTCGCGCTCGACG ATGAAGGCTCACTCTGGTCATGGGGCTACAATATCT ACGGTCAGCTTGGCTATGGGGAAGAGAATTCCCTTTCTCCATGTTTGGTCGACGGTTTTCAAGATTTGGGTTCCCCTGAAACACTGCAGGATGAAGAACAGAACACTCTTGCAGGGACTCCTTTGAAG TTGTCTTCCGTGAAAGCTGGGGGCATGATGTCATTCGCAATAGACAGTCTTGGGGCCCTGTGGATGTGGGGGAATTGCCCCCAGCAGACTGATGATGGGGAGTTTTGTATAGCAGCTACCTCAGCCCCACTGCCTGTGTGGGATTTCCATGGTCACACTGTGGTTAAGGTTGCCTGCGGTAATGAGCATGTTGTAGCTGCTGTCAGTGCTGGAGAGACATATACAGGAGGTGACCTTGTCTGTTATTCCTGGGGTAACAACAACCATGGGCAGTTGGGTCTAGGTGACAAGGAAAGTAGGTCTCGCCCCGTGCTTATCTCAGAATTTGGTGAAGGCTCTTCATGGGAGGTGTATGAAATTGCATGCGGAGCTTGGCACACTGCTGTGCTCACCAATAAGAAGTCCTTTGATCAGGATCTTGAATCTCGGTGCTGGACATTTGGCATTGGTGACAATGGGCAGCTTGGCCATGGAACAACTGCCACCATCTGCTCCCCGCAGCCTGTTGACGGCTTGCCCACTGGTTCCTTCCTCATCTCTCTTGATTGTGGATTGTTCCACACGGCAGTGGTCTCCTCCGACGGAGAGGTGTGGTGCTGGGGAATGGAGAGAGGCCTCGGATTGTGCCCAGATGCTAGCTTTTCAGGAATGGACGCAGGGGATGCTCTGTACCCCATAAGGGTTCAGTCTCCTGAGACGAATGGGTTCAAGTTTCTGGGGCCAGTGCAGGTTGCCTGTGGAGCTGCCCACACTGTTCTTGTTGCCGGTGACGGGTACAGGATGTGGGCATGGGGCCGAGGCCGCAGCGGCGTGCTTGGGAGAGACCAGACTACTGACAGTTACACTCCATGCGTTGTGATGTGGCCTCCTCTTGATGAGAACTTCCAAGAGATTCATGGGGACCAAGCGCAGGCGTCGACATCAAGAGCGAATGATCGCACTAGCACCGAGCTGGAGCTGAAGTTATCTGCTGCCTCAGAGGAGCTACAGTTCCTTAGGTCAAAACTGACACTCATGGAGAGATATGCCAACATACTCCACATTTCAATATTCCGCAAGCCAATGGACGAACGGACGCTTCCTCGCTCACTTCAAGAGTCTGCAGTCTTTGATATCAGGAAGGAATTTGAGAACATCTTGGATTCGTCAGATACCGATGAACTCGCTCGCTTGGAGATGTTTTACCGTAGCATGCTTTCTGGTGTGAAGGACAAGCTTCTCAAGAGAAAAGTTCAGGTGATGGTCCAAGAATGCATTGTTTCACTCTCTGCAGGGAGGCAAACCCCGCGTGGTCAGTGA
- the LOC125544718 gene encoding serine/threonine-protein kinase Nek8-like isoform X1 — protein MALIIMVAAAISASAVTQRQLGARHAQTDTYRRIAPEKKRRRQRGRARRYRHARTHATLTLTLPFRFIHSSESTPLSSSSPLLHELPFQPPPSSRGQFFHLYGCTPAVSATPPLPPRRCRPRCPPSPPARPTRSPSPVTGSCTHGGGARSAALAPVARRTCTCPPLSCPPSLLLLLRGGSGPGSPPSPPARTTASRSTMKAHSGHGATISLGYGEENSLSPCLVDGFQDLGSPETLQDEEQNTLAGTPLKLSSVKAGGMMSFAIDSLGALWMWGNCPQQTDDGEFCIAATSAPLPVWDFHGHTVVKVACGNEHVVAAVSAGETYTGGDLVCYSWGNNNHGQLGLGDKESRSRPVLISEFGEGSSWEVYEIACGAWHTAVLTNKKSFDQDLESRCWTFGIGDNGQLGHGTTATICSPQPVDGLPTGSFLISLDCGLFHTAVVSSDGEVWCWGMERGLGLCPDASFSGMDAGDALYPIRVQSPETNGFKFLGPVQVACGAAHTVLVAGDGYRMWAWGRGRSGVLGRDQTTDSYTPCVVMWPPLDENFQEIHGDQAQASTSRANDRTSTELELKLSAASEELQFLRSKLTLMERYANILHISIFRKPMDERTLPRSLQESAVFDIRKEFENILDSSDTDELARLEMFYRSMLSGVKDKLLKRKVQVMVQECIVSLSAGRQTPRGQ, from the exons ATGGCGCTTATCATCATGGTAGCAGCAGCCATATCTGCATCTGCGGTGACGCAGCGGCAGCTAGGCGCGCGACACGCCCAAACCGATACGTATCGCAGGATAGCTCCGGAGAAAAAGCGAAGACGACAGCGCGGGCGAGCCCGAAGATATCGGCACGCTCGCACGCACGCAACTCTCACACTGACTTTGCCGTTTCGATTCATTCACTCGAGTGAGTCGACTCCTTTATCGtcttcctctcctctcctccacgAGCTTCCTTTTCAACCGCCACCTTCCTCTCGCGGCCAATTCTTCCACTTGTACGGTTGTACCCCTGCCGTCTCCGCCACTCCACCGCTGCCCCCCCGCAGATGCCGCCCAAGGTGTCCGCCGTCGCCGCCGGCGAGGCCCACACGCTCGCCCTCACCA GTAACGGGGAGCTGTACTCATGGGGGCGGGGCACGTTCGGCCGCCTTGGCACCGGTCGCGAGGCGGACGTGCACGTGCCCACCGCTGTCGTGCCCGCCGTCGCTGCTGCTCCTGCTGCGGGGAGGCAGCGGCCCAGGTtcaccgccgtcgccgccggcGCGTACCACAGCCTCGCGCTCGACG ATGAAGGCTCACTCTGGTCATGGGGCTACAATATCT CTTGGCTATGGGGAAGAGAATTCCCTTTCTCCATGTTTGGTCGACGGTTTTCAAGATTTGGGTTCCCCTGAAACACTGCAGGATGAAGAACAGAACACTCTTGCAGGGACTCCTTTGAAG TTGTCTTCCGTGAAAGCTGGGGGCATGATGTCATTCGCAATAGACAGTCTTGGGGCCCTGTGGATGTGGGGGAATTGCCCCCAGCAGACTGATGATGGGGAGTTTTGTATAGCAGCTACCTCAGCCCCACTGCCTGTGTGGGATTTCCATGGTCACACTGTGGTTAAGGTTGCCTGCGGTAATGAGCATGTTGTAGCTGCTGTCAGTGCTGGAGAGACATATACAGGAGGTGACCTTGTCTGTTATTCCTGGGGTAACAACAACCATGGGCAGTTGGGTCTAGGTGACAAGGAAAGTAGGTCTCGCCCCGTGCTTATCTCAGAATTTGGTGAAGGCTCTTCATGGGAGGTGTATGAAATTGCATGCGGAGCTTGGCACACTGCTGTGCTCACCAATAAGAAGTCCTTTGATCAGGATCTTGAATCTCGGTGCTGGACATTTGGCATTGGTGACAATGGGCAGCTTGGCCATGGAACAACTGCCACCATCTGCTCCCCGCAGCCTGTTGACGGCTTGCCCACTGGTTCCTTCCTCATCTCTCTTGATTGTGGATTGTTCCACACGGCAGTGGTCTCCTCCGACGGAGAGGTGTGGTGCTGGGGAATGGAGAGAGGCCTCGGATTGTGCCCAGATGCTAGCTTTTCAGGAATGGACGCAGGGGATGCTCTGTACCCCATAAGGGTTCAGTCTCCTGAGACGAATGGGTTCAAGTTTCTGGGGCCAGTGCAGGTTGCCTGTGGAGCTGCCCACACTGTTCTTGTTGCCGGTGACGGGTACAGGATGTGGGCATGGGGCCGAGGCCGCAGCGGCGTGCTTGGGAGAGACCAGACTACTGACAGTTACACTCCATGCGTTGTGATGTGGCCTCCTCTTGATGAGAACTTCCAAGAGATTCATGGGGACCAAGCGCAGGCGTCGACATCAAGAGCGAATGATCGCACTAGCACCGAGCTGGAGCTGAAGTTATCTGCTGCCTCAGAGGAGCTACAGTTCCTTAGGTCAAAACTGACACTCATGGAGAGATATGCCAACATACTCCACATTTCAATATTCCGCAAGCCAATGGACGAACGGACGCTTCCTCGCTCACTTCAAGAGTCTGCAGTCTTTGATATCAGGAAGGAATTTGAGAACATCTTGGATTCGTCAGATACCGATGAACTCGCTCGCTTGGAGATGTTTTACCGTAGCATGCTTTCTGGTGTGAAGGACAAGCTTCTCAAGAGAAAAGTTCAGGTGATGGTCCAAGAATGCATTGTTTCACTCTCTGCAGGGAGGCAAACCCCGCGTGGTCAGTGA
- the LOC125544719 gene encoding CASP-like protein 3A1 → MGSFANGQNGSELGIQMPAMGSSAVPEPPTTSVAARCPRLDMAMVATRAAALVMALLSMSLMVSAKQRGSLIIFGIEIPLYAKWSLSDSLKSLVGLSAAAAAYSLAQLLSIAYKALKKVPVVPSRRYAWMLLAGDQVFAYAMLSGGSAAAGVANLNRTGIRHTALPNFCKPLPRFCDLSAASIACAFLSCAFLAASAIIDVIWLSNL, encoded by the exons ATGGGTTCCTTTGCTAATGGCCAGAATGGTTCGGAGCTTGGCATCCAGATGCCGGCCATGGGGAGCAGCGCGGTGCCGGAGCCTCCCACAACATCTGTAGCAGCAAGATGTCCACGGCTGGACATGGCCATGGTGGCCACCAGAGCTGCAGCCCTCGTGATGGCGCTGCTCTCAATGTCGCTCATGGTCTCTGCCAAGCAACGGGGTAGTCTCATCATCTTTGGCATCGAGATTCCACTGTATGCCAAATGGTCCCTCTCTGATTCGCTGAA ATCCTTGGTTGGGCTATCTGCGGCAGCAGCTGCCTACTCTCTGGCACAACTTCTGTCGATTGCGTACAAGGCCTTGAAGAAAGTCCCTGTGGTTCCATCCAGGCGCTATGCCTGGATGCTGTTAGCTGGTGATCAG GTCTTTGCGTATGCGATGCTGAGCGGGGGGTCAGCAGCGGCGGGCGTCGCAAATTTGAACCGCACCGGCATCCGGCACACGGCGCTTCCCAACTTCTGCAAGCCCTTGCCACGTTTTTGCGACCTATCAGCAGCCTCCATCGCGTGCGCCTTTCTCAGCTGCGCCTTCCTTGCCGCATCCGCTATAATCGATGTTATCTGGCTGTCAAATCTGTGA